From Halalkalicoccus subterraneus, the proteins below share one genomic window:
- a CDS encoding D-2-hydroxyacid dehydrogenase: MSENPDPDVLILRGGAHGIPVAEYRDELRDRLPDHRIVLARTPHQERELMQTTRVVSTTAIDEELLAHAEQLELFAGVAAGYSHLPLETFAEMGVTATTASGIHAPNIAEQVLGYILAMTRRLREGWRREQRHEWRHYQAGELKDSTVTVVGLGSIGQAIVQRLSGFEVETIGVRYTPEKGGPTDEVIGFDSTEFHDALARTDHLVIASPLTETTRGLIDADALETLPPNATLTNIGRGPIVETDALINAIQKNQIGDVALDVTDPEPLPPDHVLWQFENVMITPHNAGHSPQHWPRLADIVARNVRALDTGDELENVIQL; encoded by the coding sequence ATGAGTGAAAACCCAGACCCAGACGTTCTGATCCTCCGCGGCGGAGCCCACGGGATCCCCGTAGCAGAGTACCGAGACGAACTTCGTGACCGGCTCCCCGACCACCGGATCGTACTCGCTCGCACGCCACACCAGGAGCGCGAACTCATGCAAACGACACGCGTCGTCTCGACGACCGCTATTGACGAGGAACTCCTCGCACACGCGGAGCAGCTCGAACTGTTCGCAGGCGTCGCCGCTGGCTATAGCCATCTCCCACTCGAGACGTTCGCGGAGATGGGCGTTACCGCCACGACTGCCTCGGGCATCCATGCACCGAACATCGCCGAGCAGGTTCTTGGTTATATCTTGGCGATGACGCGACGACTCCGAGAGGGCTGGCGCCGCGAACAGCGCCATGAATGGCGCCATTACCAGGCCGGCGAGCTCAAAGACAGTACCGTCACCGTCGTCGGGCTCGGGTCGATCGGACAGGCCATCGTCCAACGCCTCTCCGGATTCGAGGTCGAGACCATTGGCGTTCGCTACACCCCCGAGAAGGGTGGGCCGACCGACGAGGTGATCGGCTTCGATTCCACCGAATTTCACGACGCCCTCGCGCGCACGGACCATCTCGTCATCGCCTCCCCGCTCACCGAGACGACACGCGGCTTGATCGATGCCGACGCACTCGAGACGCTGCCGCCAAATGCAACACTGACGAACATCGGTCGGGGACCCATCGTCGAGACGGATGCGCTGATCAACGCGATCCAGAAAAACCAGATCGGCGACGTCGCACTCGATGTCACTGACCCCGAGCCCCTGCCACCGGATCACGTCCTCTGGCAGTTCGAGAACGTCATGATCACACCGCACAACGCAGGCCATAGTCCGCAACACTGGCCGCGACTCGCTGATATCGTCGCCCGCAACGTCCGGGCCCTCGATACTGGAGACGAACTCGAAAACGTGATTCAGTTATAA
- a CDS encoding DUF7529 family protein — MSDNAAGGGPPPVQTTAGWQAVIDDMTVSAEGYRERGWTTLELHPGDSVFVDSEYRTGLDVLLPGPEYEDLESLVDDCSFSDSEVFRAEKEGLVYLLVVEKDPDQEVAVFTPAYYDLASSRSTLETINATGELRLFCRRLNDDYVQFVHTDPSPFLPDVT, encoded by the coding sequence ATGAGCGACAACGCTGCCGGTGGCGGTCCACCACCCGTACAGACGACAGCCGGCTGGCAGGCCGTCATCGACGATATGACTGTGAGTGCGGAGGGGTACCGTGAGCGCGGCTGGACCACACTCGAACTCCATCCCGGTGATTCGGTATTCGTCGACTCGGAGTATCGAACGGGTCTGGACGTCCTGCTTCCTGGTCCCGAGTATGAAGATCTCGAATCCCTCGTTGACGACTGCTCGTTTAGCGACTCGGAGGTCTTCCGGGCGGAAAAAGAGGGGCTGGTCTACCTGCTCGTCGTTGAGAAAGACCCGGACCAGGAAGTCGCCGTATTCACGCCTGCGTACTACGATCTCGCCTCTTCTCGGAGTACACTTGAGACGATCAATGCCACCGGTGAACTACGGCTGTTCTGCCGACGGTTGAACGACGACTACGTTCAGTTCGTCCACACCGATCCATCGCCGTTTCTCCCTGACGTCACGTAG